A single region of the Sandaracinaceae bacterium genome encodes:
- a CDS encoding AAA family ATPase, translating into MSIKRLHLKDFTAFRSAEFEFAAGVNVFIGANATGKTHVMKALYATLKATEDKLSASGLDVRLKEKLARVFRPDDMNIGRLGHRVGAGHRSATVRVVDDDKREVAFTVYTRNAQLKVTKSSMREPPAPIFLPSREALAMYEGFIAAYQARELSFDETYFDLAVALSAAAVRGAKPPVITEVLKELESALGGKVSLTGDRFYVGTLEAHLVSEGMRKLASVVRLLTNNELRQRGVLFWDEPEANLNPQLSVIVARVLQRLASEGIQVFVATHDYLVAESLGLLAAEADAPPMRFFSFTRAPGHEAVEVEGASDLDDLERNLIREEFLRHYDRVRGAG; encoded by the coding sequence GTGTCGATCAAGCGGCTGCATCTGAAGGACTTCACGGCGTTTCGGAGTGCGGAGTTCGAGTTCGCCGCCGGGGTGAACGTCTTCATTGGCGCCAACGCGACGGGCAAGACCCACGTGATGAAGGCCCTCTACGCGACGCTCAAGGCGACGGAGGACAAGCTCTCCGCCTCGGGACTCGACGTGCGCCTCAAGGAGAAGCTCGCGCGCGTGTTCCGACCCGACGACATGAACATCGGCCGCCTCGGTCACCGCGTGGGAGCCGGGCACCGGAGCGCGACCGTACGGGTGGTCGACGACGACAAGCGAGAAGTGGCGTTCACGGTCTACACGAGGAACGCGCAGCTGAAAGTCACCAAGAGCAGCATGCGGGAGCCCCCCGCGCCCATCTTTCTCCCGTCACGTGAAGCGCTCGCGATGTACGAAGGTTTCATCGCCGCCTACCAGGCTCGGGAGCTGTCGTTCGACGAGACGTACTTCGACCTGGCGGTGGCGCTGTCGGCTGCGGCGGTCCGAGGCGCCAAGCCGCCAGTGATCACGGAGGTGCTCAAGGAGCTCGAAAGTGCGCTGGGCGGGAAGGTGTCGCTGACCGGCGACCGCTTCTACGTGGGTACCCTCGAGGCCCACCTGGTGTCTGAGGGGATGCGAAAGCTCGCGAGCGTCGTCCGCTTGCTCACGAACAACGAGCTGCGCCAGCGCGGTGTGCTCTTCTGGGATGAACCCGAGGCCAACCTCAACCCGCAGCTGTCCGTCATCGTGGCGCGCGTGCTGCAGCGGCTCGCTTCCGAGGGCATTCAAGTCTTCGTGGCCACGCACGACTACTTGGTCGCCGAGAGCCTCGGCCTGCTCGCCGCGGAGGCCGACGCGCCTCCCATGCGCTTCTTCTCGTTCACGCGCGCGCCGGGTCATGAAGCCGTCGAAGTCGAGGGCGCAAGCGACCTCGACGACCTCGAGCGGAACCTCATCCGAGAAGAGTTCCTCAGGCACTACGACCGGGTGCGGGGCGCTGGATGA